CAGGCATTTAAGCCAGCAGCAAATTCATAGCGAGTCATCGGACGATTACCGCGGTATGTACCATTGGGATACCCAGCAATACAACCGTAGCGCTCAACCAAAGATTGTAATGCACCAAAAGCCCAGTCTGTAGGTTGCACATCAGATAGTTGCGATACAGATGTAACTTGTGCGATTTTGTCTGATGGCTGAGGTGAATTTGCAGATTGGGAGGAAGTTGGTAGTGAAGAATTAGGAGCTGAAGTTAACTCTAAATTTTTGTCTTGTTGCTTCTGATTTAAGACAGGTGAATTTTGTTCATGCTCACTAGCTAGAATTAATTTTTTTGGAGAATTATTAGGTTTCACTCCGCTATTAATATCTATTTTTTCAGGGGTGTTACCAATGTGAGAAATTGCTATTTTTTCAGAATTATTTTGTACCTGCTTTTGCTCTGCAATCTCAAAATTAGCCAGGCCTTGTAATGGTAACAATCCCATAATTAAATATAATAAACTTGCTCCACCAGCAGAGGCTAGTAGATATCTCGTCATGATAACTCCTCACAGACTATATATGAAGATATGGAAAATTTGATTACGATATTTAACACCAATAGACAAGTAGATGTAAAGCGTATTTTGCAAAGAAATATTGCCTGCTTTACATTATTTAACTCAGGAAATTAGTTCACTGAATTTACTAGGCTATTGTGTGAATATTTATCGCAAGTATTAAATTCTAGTAAATACTATTTTTATGATCAGTTTACACTATTTATGATTTATAGTTTTTATAATTACCATATAAAAATTTAAATCATGGAAGTATAACTCGGTTTGTGATACAATTACGCTATTTTAATAAAAATAATTAAGAGTAAATGATTTTAGATGATTACAGGGATAAATCGTATTGTTTGAGATTGTTGGAATAGCGTATTGGCAAAGACTCTGAATCCAAAATCCGTCTTGAAAAGCTTTGAGCCTCGCTGTCGCTTTCTGCACTCATAACAAACTGCTAAAGAGTATGATTGCAGTCTTGAACTTTGAACAAAACTTTCAAATGAACCAGGAAGCCCGCGCTCTACGCCAAGCGTGAGCGCTGGGTAATTTACTTACTTCCTGTATGTACAGTTTTCACCCATTTCAAACGCTTAGGACGCACAGACATGCGAGCGGTGGTGCTACTGATTACTATTAACCAGTGAAGCATATAAAGAGTACCACGCAAAGTCTGAAGCAGCAGCAGAAAATAACTAGACAAATTTAGCCCCTTTTGTTTTCTAATCCGCACCAGACCAGCAAACATACCTGCCATCGACATTGTAATGGTCAAGCCTGTCATAGGGCTAAGGATCGGTGGACGATGCCGAGCGATCGCCATCAATAAATCTGGTACTGCTGCTGAGGGTAGGATGTACTGGCTAAGCAGGAAAACCAGCAAATCCCAGGTTTTGCGGCTACCCATGCGGTTTTTGAGAATTAAATCCCAATAATCTAGATAGCGTTGATAGCCGCCTTCTGCCCAACGGTTACGTTGATGCCAAAGAGCGATCGCACTTACTACGCCCTCTTCTTCAACTGCGGGGTTAAAGACATTTTCAATGTCCCAGTTGTCTAGGTGCAAACGAAATGTTAGATCCAAATCATCAGTGATCGTCTCTTCATTCCAGCCACCGCAACGTTTGAGTGCTTCTCGCCGGACAAATTGACCATTACCCCGTAGTTCACCCAAACCACCAACAACAGTCCGCCCTTGTTGGAAATAGGCATCTAATGCCATTTCTGCCATTTGTCCCTTTGTCCAAAAGTTTTCTTTGGCGTTGGCGATCGCTTTTCGTACTTGCACCGCCCCCACCTTTTGACGTTCAAACAAGGGTACAACTCGTAGCAGTATATCTGGTGGAACTTGAGCATCAGCATCAAACACCGCCAAAACCTCACCTTTAGTTAGTGGTAAAACCTGATTCAAAGCTCCGGATTTGCCACCACCTGCTCCTGGTGAACGTTGAAAAATTTTTAATTGATCGTATTTTTGGGCCAGTTCTGCTAGAAACTGCGGAGTCCGATCGCTGCTGTTATCATCAATAATCCAAACTTCGTACTTTTCTTCTGGGTATTCCAGACTGCAAAGATTCTTGACGAGTTTGCCAATTACAGCTTCCTCGTTTTTCGCAGCCACTAACACCGAAACATAGGGGTAATCACCCTCTAATTGCTCATGAGTACGGCGGGGTTTAGTAAACACCAGCACAAATACATGAAGCCCGATGATAGTAGTCAGTCCTAGTACGAACAAATAACCCCAAGAAACTAGGTGCAACGCGATCGTGCTACTCCAGACCATAGTTAGAACTAGAGCGGCTTTGCGTCTGCGACCTTGAAACCGGGACGGATGAGACACACAAGGCGATGTCTCTTCTTCTAACTCCTCTTCCACCGCTAGCTCAGAAAGCAAAGAGTCAAGCGGATCAAGCTCTTTGTAAGAATCGTTTTCGGGCCAGAAATTCGCTGGCATAGGTCACTTGATTTAACCACCAGTATTTGTCAACACCCATAAAGAAGCTGGGTATTAAGTAACACCAAACTGTACATCCTTCACACACTTTTAACTTACCTTGAGATTGGCGGTAATTTTCTACCTCCTCCGACTCACGATAAAGTTCGTAAAGTCGCCCTTGGATGGGAACTCCGGTTTGGGCAAAGTGATAACAAGGTAGCAACAGCTCGTCGTTAGGAGAAATTGCAATGACTGCATCTACCGCTTTGCAGCGGGGATTTTTAGTGTCATTGCCCCCAGCTTCAATAAAAGCCAATGCAGCCTTATTGTACCCGACATTTTTGTATTTCTTGGCAGTAGCTTCTATTGCCGCCACCATTTGAGGGGTGGGATTTTTATTGGAGTTGTAGTGTTCATGGGCTGTGAAAGCTGGGTTCAGCCAGACGCGCACGCCCAAATTTTTACCCAGTTCACCCACTTCATCAATACGTTCGTAGTTTTGGGCGGTGACGGTATGATTGAGTACTGGGAATTCTCCTAAAGACTTAGCAATTTTTACCGACTCGACTAAGTTGTCAAAAATTTTCACTCCGCGCGAGTGATCATGAGTCTCAGCATCCGCACCATCCAAAGAGAAATTCAAAAAGTCCACTAACCCCTGAATTTCTTTTGCTTTCTGCGGATACAAGATTGTATTTGTGGTCATGCTGGTATAAAAACCTTGGCGTTTTGCCTCAGTATAAATCTGCCCCACATCTTGCCGCAGCAGTGGTTCACCACCTGTAAAGTCCACATATTTGACTCCCAGGCGGCGTAAATCCTGTAAATTATGTTTAATTGTCTCAAAATCCGCTTCTTTTCCAGGTTCTAATGCCCAAATGTTACAAAAATGACATCGAGCATTACAACGATAAGTCAAGTAGTAGTTTGCAACCAGTGGTGCCATAAAATCCTATAGTGTTAAACCACTAAAGTTTTCCTTAAGACATCTTTAAACGTAGTTTACACACAGTCAATAATTATTTAGTTATTTGTCATTTGTCATTTGTCAATGGTCAATTGTTAGTGGTTAGTGGTTAGTGGTTGGTTGTTGGTTGTTAGTGGTTAGCTTTTAGTTGTTTTTTGTTTGTTTTCTTCCTTGTCTCCCTTGTCTCCTTACCTCTCGTAGAAAGTGTGTATAACAACACTCCTTTTGGGAACACTATGTAAGACCACTAGTATCTTTCGTTGTCAACTTACGTGAGGAATATTTCAGTATGTCTTTTGAGCAACTTCAGCCTGCGACGCCACAACAAGCAAATGTCTACTTGCCATACATTCAAAGCAGCAAGCGCAATTTCTTACCCTATGCCATCAGCCTTTATCATAAAGGTGTTTTGGAAGGACACCGCAAAATAG
Above is a genomic segment from Fischerella sp. JS2 containing:
- a CDS encoding glycosyltransferase family 2 protein — its product is MPANFWPENDSYKELDPLDSLLSELAVEEELEEETSPCVSHPSRFQGRRRKAALVLTMVWSSTIALHLVSWGYLFVLGLTTIIGLHVFVLVFTKPRRTHEQLEGDYPYVSVLVAAKNEEAVIGKLVKNLCSLEYPEEKYEVWIIDDNSSDRTPQFLAELAQKYDQLKIFQRSPGAGGGKSGALNQVLPLTKGEVLAVFDADAQVPPDILLRVVPLFERQKVGAVQVRKAIANAKENFWTKGQMAEMALDAYFQQGRTVVGGLGELRGNGQFVRREALKRCGGWNEETITDDLDLTFRLHLDNWDIENVFNPAVEEEGVVSAIALWHQRNRWAEGGYQRYLDYWDLILKNRMGSRKTWDLLVFLLSQYILPSAAVPDLLMAIARHRPPILSPMTGLTITMSMAGMFAGLVRIRKQKGLNLSSYFLLLLQTLRGTLYMLHWLIVISSTTARMSVRPKRLKWVKTVHTGSK
- a CDS encoding radical SAM protein → MAPLVANYYLTYRCNARCHFCNIWALEPGKEADFETIKHNLQDLRRLGVKYVDFTGGEPLLRQDVGQIYTEAKRQGFYTSMTTNTILYPQKAKEIQGLVDFLNFSLDGADAETHDHSRGVKIFDNLVESVKIAKSLGEFPVLNHTVTAQNYERIDEVGELGKNLGVRVWLNPAFTAHEHYNSNKNPTPQMVAAIEATAKKYKNVGYNKAALAFIEAGGNDTKNPRCKAVDAVIAISPNDELLLPCYHFAQTGVPIQGRLYELYRESEEVENYRQSQGKLKVCEGCTVWCYLIPSFFMGVDKYWWLNQVTYASEFLARKRFLQRA